A genomic window from Daphnia carinata strain CSIRO-1 chromosome 9, CSIRO_AGI_Dcar_HiC_V3, whole genome shotgun sequence includes:
- the LOC130688373 gene encoding protein D3-like has product MSVTALRHLKTVNNYITLIRGSSSSRHCSLVACSRQSIFNRGTKPLLSFETLPRFTLGSNHFRLASSQTIQRKPAMEAHGVVPDVINIAPSATITIKYDSGSTVDGGNELTPTQVQNEPIHIEWPVEEGAHYTLCMTDPDAPSRETPTFREWHHWLVVNIPGNEINKGEVLSQYVGSGPPEGTGLHRYVFLAYKQPGPLTCDEPRLTNRSGKHRGKFSIRKFAEKYNLGQPIAGNVYQAKWDDYVPKLYEQLGDD; this is encoded by the exons ATGTCGGTTACAGCCTTGAGACATTTAAAGACCGTCAATAACTACATTACTTTGATTCGTGGCTCGTCATCTTCACGCCATTGCAGTCTAGTCGCCTGTAGCCGGCAGTCGATATTCAATCGGGGAACAAAGCCGTTACTTTCTTTCGAAACTCTTCCGCGGTTCACG CTCGGTTCGAATCATTTTAGACTCGCATCCTCGCAAACGATTCAGAGAAAACCAGCAATGGAAGCTCATGGAGTTGTCCCAGATGTCATCAACATTGCCCCATCTGCAACCATTACA ATCAAATATGATAGTGGATCAACTGTTGATGGAGGAAATGAGTTGACCCCCACTCAGGTGCAGAATGAACCAATTCATATTGAATGGCCTGTTGAAGAAGGAGCTCACTATACTCTTTGCATGACTG ACCCTGATGCTCCTTCAAGGGAAACACCCACCTTCAGAGAATGGCATCATTGGCTTGTTGTTAACATCCCTGGCAATGAAATCAACAAAGGAGAA GTTTTGTCGCAATATGTTGGCTCTGGTCCTCCAGAAGGCACTG GTTTGCATCGTTACGTATTTTTGGCGTACAAGCAACCTGGTCCTCTTACTTGTGACGAACCTCGCTTGACCAACAG GTCAGGAAAACATCGCGGAAAGTTTTCGATCCGCAAGTTTGCCGAGAAATACAACTTGGGACAGCCGATTGCCGGAAATGTTTACCAAGCCAAGTGGGATGACTATGTCCCTAAATTGTACGAACAGCTTGGAGATGATTAA
- the LOC130688379 gene encoding protein D3-like isoform X2, with the protein MEKMSTIQSHGVVPDVIDVVPPYPVHVSYGNGVDVDQGNELTPTQVQNEPLKVEWSANNQTNYTLCMIDPDAPSRANPTLGQVLHWVIVNIQGNAIKTGEVLAEYIGSGAPKGTGLHRYVFLVYKQPGPLNCDEPRISNRSREGRIGFSVRMFAAKYNLGQPIAANFFQAQYDDYVPKLHEQLSG; encoded by the exons atggaaaaaatgtCAACAATTCAATCTCATGGAGTTGTGCCTGATGTCATCGATGTTGTCCCACCATATCCTGTCCAT GTTTCCTATGGCAATGGAGTAGATGTTGATCAAGGGAATGAATTGACTCCAACCCAAGTACAAAATGAACCATTAAAAGTAGAATGGTCTGCCAATAATCAAACCAACTATACTCTTTGCATGATAG ATCCTGATGCCCCTTCAAGAGCTAATCCCACCCTAGGCCAAGTTCTTCATTGGGTCATCGTGAATATTCAAGGAAATGCAATCAAAACAGGGGAG GTTTTAGCGGAGTACATTGGCTCCGGAGCTCCAAAAGGAACAG GCCTTCATCGTTATGTTTTTTTGGTCTACAAACAGCCTGGTCCACTCAACTGCGATGAGCCGCGAATCTCGAATAG GTCACGTGAAGGTCGGATCGGTTTTTCCGTTCGTATGTTCGCAGCAAAGTACAATTTGGGACAGCCTATTGCTGCGAATTTCTTCCAAGCTCAATATGACGATTACGTTCCGAAGCTTCATGAGCAACTATCAGGATAA
- the LOC130688356 gene encoding protein fem-1 homolog A-like — protein MAMWITGKADHSTRRDALFSDLYQECKLAPPAARLSYSLRVRLERFNQPERRDIACRMKEGCAPLFIACKKGNVEIVEYLITVCNADVEQRGKYEVPDDRSVHNVTPLWCAAVAGKLPVVKCLVQYGANVDSMSDTGSTPVRSACFMTHQEIVQFLVESGANILRANYNGGTCLINSVQSVPLCEYLLQHGAAVNALDIQQKTALHYAIQEHRLETTKLLLQYLADPYLKSRYGDDALQTSCLKGATQIFEYLIANVPYDLERIADAYELMGSTCLDEHHDLQLALQYWRNAVQLRNRDAASPIIKTICSPAAHFNNAVEFQTLEELDNLSTDLDAMRTQSLLICERILGSTHKDAIFRFMYRGAAYADSLRYQQCIDLWKYALQLRVLKDTLLYNETCFAARALVRIFLDLHEKHERGLLREPLRPADVMSAFTLIVDNMEASLELLYVRPVFRRHQENFDRILNCLSHLLFLLTSIEANQPDKARLIELVCRVVRIDPRTSNGESLLHLAANRDNTIKSSTYFDEPQGTFFPSVKVAQLLIDCGADVSSLDHKRNTPLHTAAKIQNYHNSLVELLLNHGGHIDQINGDGERPASMLLKLPTCTIHPLQHISLQCLAASVIKNQSISYRGEVPVSLEPFIEKH, from the exons ATGGCAATGTGGATAACTGGGAAAGCTGATCACTCCACACGAAGAGATGCCCTGTTTTCTGATCTGTATCAAGAGTGTAAGCTGGCTCCACCAGCAGCTCGACTCTCCTATTCCCTCAGAGTGCGACTAGAGAGATTTAACCAACCAGAAAGAAGGGACATAGCATGCCGGATGAAAGAAGGATGTGCCCCACTCTTTATCGCTTGCAAGAAAGGAAATGTAGAGATTGTTGAATACCTCATCACTGTTTGTAATGCTGACGTCGAACAACGTGGGAAATATGAAGTCCCTGACGATCGCTCTGTTCACAATGTAACCCCTCTATGGTGCGCTGCCGTTGCGGGCAAACTGCCAGTAGTTAAATGCCTGGTGCAGTATGGAGCCAATGTGGACAG TATGTCTGACACTGGTTCAACGCCAGTTCGTAGTGCTTGTTTTATGACACATCAagaaattgttcaattcctcgTAGAAAGCGGAGCCAACATCTTACGGGCAAATTACAACGGTGGAACCTGTCTCATCAACTCAGTCCAGAGCGTTCCACTGTGCGAATATCTCCTTCAGCACGGCGCCGCCGTCAATGCACTGGATATCCAGCAAAAGACGGCACTCCATTACGCCATTCAAGAGCATCGATTGGAAACCACCAAACTTCTCTTGCAGTATCTCGCCGATCCATATTTAAAGAGTCGATACGGCGACGATGCTTTACAAACGTCTTGCTTAAAAG GAGCGACGCAGATATTCGAATACCTAATTGCCAATGTCCCTTACGATTTGGAACGGATCGCCGATGCTTACGAGTTAATGGGTTCGACGTGCCTTGACGAACACCACGATTTACAACTAGCTTTACAATACTGGCGCAATGCCGTCCAATTGCGCAATCGTGACGCTGCTTCTCCTATTATCAAAACCATCTGCTCACCGGCCGCACATTTCAACAATGCCGTCGAATTTCAAACGTTGGAAGAACTGGATAACCTCTCAACAGATCTAGATGCTATGCGAACCCAAAGTTTGTTGATATGCGAGAGGATTCTAGGTTCAACACACAAA GATGCCATCTTTCGCTTTATGTATCGAGGAGCAGCCTACGCCGATAGCTTACGGTACCAGCAGTGCATCGACTTGTGGAAATACGCCCTTCAGTTGAGAGTGCTCAAGGATACGTTGCTGTACAACGAAACCTGTTTCGCTGCACGGGCTCTGGTGCGCATCTTCCTCGACCTCCACGAAAAACATGAACGCGGACTTCTGCGCGAACCCTTGCGTCCCGCTGACGTAATGTCAGCCTTCACACTAATAGTGGACAATATGGAGGCGTCGTTGGAATTGCTCTACGTTCGACCTGTTTTCCGCCGACATCAAGAAAATTTCGACCGCATCCTCAACTGTCTGAGCCATTTGCTGTTTTTATTGACATCGATCGAAGCGAATCAACCGGACAAGGCCAGACTAATTGAACTCGTTTGTCGAGTGGTACGGATAGATCCGAGAACCTCAAATGGAGAATCTCTGCTGCATCTCGCCGCCAATCGGGACAACACAATTAAAAGCAGCACTTATTTTGATGAGCCACAGGGTACCTTCTTTCCGTCTGTCAAGGTAGCTCAGCTTCTCATTGATTGCGGGGCCGATGTTTCGTCCCTAGATCACAAGCGCAACACTCCCCTGCACACGGCTGCCAAAATCCAAAACTATCACAACAGTCTGGTTGAACTGCTGCTCAATCACGGCGGTCATATCGACCAGATCAATGGTGATGGCGAACGGCCTGCCAGCATGCTACTCAAGCTGCCAACTTGCACCATTCACCCATTGCAGCACATCAGTCTGCAGTGTTTGGCTGCCTCTGTCATCAAGAATCAGAGCATCAGCTATCGAGGTGAAGTGCCAGTGTCCCTAGAACCATTTATTGAGAAACATTGA
- the LOC130688358 gene encoding G protein-coupled receptor kinase 5-like, with product MELENIVANTVYLKAREGGGDSNKGKSKKWKRILQFPHISVCMDLKEKLDVRYCFIIDQQPIGRLLFRRFCEVSQKYQRYNNFLDVMDKYELEDIRREDSAQEIYRRFLAPGAEESVEIINDDIISQCKERLHEGSKDVFAACTAVVRGYLAGEPFKEFENSMYFHRYLQWKWLESQPVTYKTFRMYRVLGKGGFGEVCACQVRATGKMYACKKLEKKRIKKRKGEAMVLIEKQILQRINSRFVVSLAYAYETKDALCLVLTIMNGGDLKFHIYNMGGEPGFEIERARFYSAEILCGLEHLHTQGIVYRDCKPENILLDDHGHVRISDLGLAVDIPEGDMVRGRVGTVGYMAPEVIDNEKYTFSPDFFSFGCLIYEMIEGQAPFRARKEKVKREEVDRRVRESQESYSSKFTEEAKSICQQLLKKQPKDRLGCAHGRYGATQVKSHEYFRSTNWRRLDAGICEPPFIPDPHAVYAKDVLDIEQFSTVKGVSLDSTDDSFYTKFNTGSVSIPWQTEMIETECYKELNVFGPDETRTPDLILEQPPAPENRSCFPFRRRRKQPGYRTK from the exons ATGGAGCTGGAAAACATTGTCGCCAACACCGTTTACCTCAAGGCTAGGGaag GTGGTGGTGACAGCAACAaaggcaaaagcaaaaaatggaaaaggatTCTCCAATTTCCACACATTTCGGTCTGCATGGACCTGAAGGAGAAGCTAG ATGTACGTTATTGCTTCATCATCGACCAACAGCCAATCGGACGGTTACTGTTCCGGCGTTTCTGCGAAGTCAGCCAAAAGTATCAACGTTACAATAATTTTCTAGACGTTATGGACAAATACGAG ttAGAGGATATCAGACGAGAGGATAGCGCCCAAGAGATCTACAGGCGATTCTTAGCTCCAGGAGCCGAAGAGTCTGTCGAGATTATTAACGACGACATCATCAGCCAATGCAAGGAGAGGTTGCATGAAGGCAGCAAGGACGTGTTTGCTGCATGCACGGCCGTTGTCCGAGGTTATCTCGCCGGCGAACCATTCAAGGAGTTTGAAAATTCAATGTACTTTCACCGTTACCTACAGTGGAAATGGCTGGAGAG CCAACCGGTGACGTATAAGACGTTCCGAATGTATCGCGTCTTGGGCAAAGGAGGATTTGGCGAGGTGTGCGCCTGTCAGGTGCGGGCCACCGGCAAGATGTACGCCTGCAAGAAACTGGAGAAGAAGAGGATAAAGAAGCGCAAAGGAGAGGCCATGGTTCTCATAGAGAAACAGATCCTGCAGCGGATCAACTCGCGCTTTGTC GTAAGTTTGGCATACGCCTACGAAACCAAGGATGCTCTTTGTTTGGTGCTGACCATTATGAACGGTGGCGACCTCAAATTCCACATTTACAACATGGGTGGTGAGCCGGGCTTCGAAATAGAGCGGGCACGATTTTACTCAGCCGAG ATATTATGCGGTCTGGAGCATCTGCACACACAAGGGATCGTCTATCGAGACTGTAAGCCAGAAAACATTCTACTAGACGATCATGGTCACGTCCGAATATCCGATTTGGGTCTGGCCGTCGATATACCCGAGGGTGATATGGTCCGTGGGAGAGTAGGCACCGTCGGCTACATgg CCCCTGAAGTGATTGACAATGAAAAGTACACGTTCAGTCCGGATTTCTTCAGTTTCGGCTGTCTGATCTACGAAATGATTGAAGGCCAAGCGCCGTTTCGAGCACGTAAAGAGAAAGTCAAGCGAGAAGAGGTGGATCGACGAGTTCGCGAGTCGCAGGAATCCTACTCATCCAAGTTCACTGAAGAAGCCAAGTCGATTTGCCAGCAGCTTCTGAAGAAACAGCCAAAAGACAGGCTGGGATGCGCTCACGGACGCTACGGCGCCACCCAAGTCAAAT CGCACGAATATTTCCGGAGTACCAACTGGCGCCGGCTGGATGCCGGCATCTGTGAACCTCCCTTCATTCCCGATCCGCATGCCGTCTACGCCAAGGATGTTTTAGACATTGAGCAATTCTCAACCGTCAAAGGCGTCAGTCTCGACTCGACCGATGATTCATTCTACACCAAATTCAACACGGGCTCTGTTTCCATCCCGTGGCAGACTGAA ATGATCGAGACGGAGTGTTACAAAGAACTCAATGTTTTCGGCCCGGATGAAACTCGCACTCCCGATTTGATCCTTGAACAGCCACCAGCTCCGGAAAACCGCAGCTGCTTCCCGTTCCGTCGAAGG AGGAAGCAACCCGGCTATCGTACGAAATAG
- the LOC130688379 gene encoding protein D3-like isoform X1 — protein sequence MLISSAMFMTALSLFVEIDLVKSSMEKMSTIQSHGVVPDVIDVVPPYPVHVSYGNGVDVDQGNELTPTQVQNEPLKVEWSANNQTNYTLCMIDPDAPSRANPTLGQVLHWVIVNIQGNAIKTGEVLAEYIGSGAPKGTGLHRYVFLVYKQPGPLNCDEPRISNRSREGRIGFSVRMFAAKYNLGQPIAANFFQAQYDDYVPKLHEQLSG from the exons ATGTTGATATCTTCTGCTATGTTTATGACAGCCCTATCCCTCTTTGTAGAAATTGATTTAGTAAAATCatcaatggaaaaaatgtCAACAATTCAATCTCATGGAGTTGTGCCTGATGTCATCGATGTTGTCCCACCATATCCTGTCCAT GTTTCCTATGGCAATGGAGTAGATGTTGATCAAGGGAATGAATTGACTCCAACCCAAGTACAAAATGAACCATTAAAAGTAGAATGGTCTGCCAATAATCAAACCAACTATACTCTTTGCATGATAG ATCCTGATGCCCCTTCAAGAGCTAATCCCACCCTAGGCCAAGTTCTTCATTGGGTCATCGTGAATATTCAAGGAAATGCAATCAAAACAGGGGAG GTTTTAGCGGAGTACATTGGCTCCGGAGCTCCAAAAGGAACAG GCCTTCATCGTTATGTTTTTTTGGTCTACAAACAGCCTGGTCCACTCAACTGCGATGAGCCGCGAATCTCGAATAG GTCACGTGAAGGTCGGATCGGTTTTTCCGTTCGTATGTTCGCAGCAAAGTACAATTTGGGACAGCCTATTGCTGCGAATTTCTTCCAAGCTCAATATGACGATTACGTTCCGAAGCTTCATGAGCAACTATCAGGATAA
- the LOC130688357 gene encoding NADPH-dependent diflavin oxidoreductase 1-like isoform X2, translated as MMLKERNLLVLYGSQTGTAQDLAERIGREALRFKFEVRVIEMDDFEVQHLPEQAFVVFVCSTTGQGEEPDNMKKFWRFLLRKDLSQSSLLEMHFGVLGLGDSSYQKFNFAAKKLHKRLLQLGAKAILDPALGDDQHDMGLDAAINPWLENFWQKTLQMFPLPVGVQPLTPDFLPPAKYSVSQMDSINSMVIQSSSHQPHISAKNPYNAVISQNLRVTSPEHFQDVRLITFDLNESGISYSPGDVVMVQPQNSDDKIEMFFQIFPQLNRHQRLSLGSNKVETKLPPDWILPATGFTTEDCARRYWDFQSIPRRSFFELLARFSTDEMEREKLLEFVSSEGQQDLFNYCNRPRRTMLEVLYDFHKSAAQVPVEYLFDLIPAIKPRAFSIASSFKTNPKQLQILVAIVQYKTKLSEPRRGLCSTWLSRLDSGVQVPLWVRSGTLRFPTDPTIPVIMVGPGTGCSPFRSYINDQRLSLHPADNERELYLFFGCRNRIHDFFFSDEWLALEKQGRLHLSCAFSRDQPDKVIR; from the exons ATGATgctcaaagaaagaaatttactTGTACTTTATGGAAGTCAAACAGGGACTGCTCAGGACCTCGCCGAAAGAATCGGCAGAGAAGCTCTTAG ATTTAAATTTGAAGTCAGAGTTATTGAAATGGATGATTTTGAAGTGCAACACTTACCGGAACAGGCATTTGTTGTGTTTGTCTGCTCCACTACTGGGCAAGGGGAAGAACCAGACAACATGAAGAAATTCTGGAGATTCCTCTTGAGGAAGGATTTGTCACAGAGTTCCTTGTTAGAGATGCACTTTGGTGTCCTAGGGCTAGGTGATTCATCCTATCAGAAATTCAACTTTGCTGCCAAGAAGTTACATAAACGACTTCTCCAGCTCGGAGCAAAAGCAATTCTCGACCCTGCGTTGGGAGACGACCAACATGACATGGGGTTAGATGCTGCAATTAACCCTTGGCTGGaaaatttttggcaaaaaactTTACAAATGTTTCCTTTACCTGTGGGTGTCCAACCGCTGACTCCAGACTTTCTACCTCCTGCTAAATATTCAGTTTCCCAAATGGATTCTATCAATTCAATGGTCATTCAATCATCTAGTCATCAGCCTCACATATCTGCCAAAAATCCATATAATGCTGTCATATCTCAAAACCTTCGAGTCACTTCTCCAGAACATTTTCAGGATGTTCGGCTCATTACGTTTGATTTGAATGAATCGGGCATAAGTTATTCACCTGGAGATGTTGTAATGGTCCAGCCACAAAACTCGGACGACAAAATAGAGATGTTCTTCCAAATTTTTCCTCAGCTCAACAGGCATCAAAGACTTTCTCTTGGCTCCAACAAAGTTGAGACAAAATTGCCACCTGATTGGATTTTACCTGCCACTGGCTTCACCACCGAAGATTGTGCACGTCGTTATTGGGATTTTCAGTCCATTCCACGACGATCTTTCTTTGAACTTCTAGCTCGCTTCAGCACTGACGAAATGGAACGCGAGAAATTATTAGAGTTTGTTTCATCCGAAGGCCAACAAGATCTATTCAACTATTGCAACCGACCTAGGAGAACAATGCTTGAAGTCCTTTATGATTTCCATAAATCTGCTGCACAAGTTCCAGTGGAATACTTGTTTGATCTCATTCCGGCCATCAAACCCAGAGCATTTTCCATCGCTTCCAGTTTCAAG ACCAACCCGAAACAATTACAAATCCTCGTGGCCATAGTCCAATACAAGACAAAGTTATCGGAACCTCGTCGAGGCCTTTGTTCCACGTGGCTGAGCCGACTAGACTCTGGAGTCCAAGTACCACTGTGGGTTCGTTCTGGGACATTGCGCTTTCCGACCGATCCC acaatTCCAGTGATAATGGTTGGCCCTGGGACGGGCTGTTCGCCTTTCCGTTCCTACATCAATGACCAAAGGTTGAGTTTGCATCCAGCTGATAATGAACGCGAACTGTACCTTTTCTTTGGCTGTCGGAATCGTAttcacgatttctttttctccgacGAATGGCTAGCGCTTGAAAAACAAGGACGACTACATCTTTCCTGCGCTTTCTCTCGCGATCAGCCAGACAAAGT CATCCGGTGA
- the LOC130688357 gene encoding NADPH-dependent diflavin oxidoreductase 1-like isoform X1: MMLKERNLLVLYGSQTGTAQDLAERIGREALRFKFEVRVIEMDDFEVQHLPEQAFVVFVCSTTGQGEEPDNMKKFWRFLLRKDLSQSSLLEMHFGVLGLGDSSYQKFNFAAKKLHKRLLQLGAKAILDPALGDDQHDMGLDAAINPWLENFWQKTLQMFPLPVGVQPLTPDFLPPAKYSVSQMDSINSMVIQSSSHQPHISAKNPYNAVISQNLRVTSPEHFQDVRLITFDLNESGISYSPGDVVMVQPQNSDDKIEMFFQIFPQLNRHQRLSLGSNKVETKLPPDWILPATGFTTEDCARRYWDFQSIPRRSFFELLARFSTDEMEREKLLEFVSSEGQQDLFNYCNRPRRTMLEVLYDFHKSAAQVPVEYLFDLIPAIKPRAFSIASSFKTNPKQLQILVAIVQYKTKLSEPRRGLCSTWLSRLDSGVQVPLWVRSGTLRFPTDPTIPVIMVGPGTGCSPFRSYINDQRLSLHPADNERELYLFFGCRNRIHDFFFSDEWLALEKQGRLHLSCAFSRDQPDKVYVQHRMDEQRLLLRRLLIDSQASVFVAGNAKQMPDQVTQALRAALMNEDGASDDDCWTMEKAENYVAEMVKQSRLQLETWS, translated from the exons ATGATgctcaaagaaagaaatttactTGTACTTTATGGAAGTCAAACAGGGACTGCTCAGGACCTCGCCGAAAGAATCGGCAGAGAAGCTCTTAG ATTTAAATTTGAAGTCAGAGTTATTGAAATGGATGATTTTGAAGTGCAACACTTACCGGAACAGGCATTTGTTGTGTTTGTCTGCTCCACTACTGGGCAAGGGGAAGAACCAGACAACATGAAGAAATTCTGGAGATTCCTCTTGAGGAAGGATTTGTCACAGAGTTCCTTGTTAGAGATGCACTTTGGTGTCCTAGGGCTAGGTGATTCATCCTATCAGAAATTCAACTTTGCTGCCAAGAAGTTACATAAACGACTTCTCCAGCTCGGAGCAAAAGCAATTCTCGACCCTGCGTTGGGAGACGACCAACATGACATGGGGTTAGATGCTGCAATTAACCCTTGGCTGGaaaatttttggcaaaaaactTTACAAATGTTTCCTTTACCTGTGGGTGTCCAACCGCTGACTCCAGACTTTCTACCTCCTGCTAAATATTCAGTTTCCCAAATGGATTCTATCAATTCAATGGTCATTCAATCATCTAGTCATCAGCCTCACATATCTGCCAAAAATCCATATAATGCTGTCATATCTCAAAACCTTCGAGTCACTTCTCCAGAACATTTTCAGGATGTTCGGCTCATTACGTTTGATTTGAATGAATCGGGCATAAGTTATTCACCTGGAGATGTTGTAATGGTCCAGCCACAAAACTCGGACGACAAAATAGAGATGTTCTTCCAAATTTTTCCTCAGCTCAACAGGCATCAAAGACTTTCTCTTGGCTCCAACAAAGTTGAGACAAAATTGCCACCTGATTGGATTTTACCTGCCACTGGCTTCACCACCGAAGATTGTGCACGTCGTTATTGGGATTTTCAGTCCATTCCACGACGATCTTTCTTTGAACTTCTAGCTCGCTTCAGCACTGACGAAATGGAACGCGAGAAATTATTAGAGTTTGTTTCATCCGAAGGCCAACAAGATCTATTCAACTATTGCAACCGACCTAGGAGAACAATGCTTGAAGTCCTTTATGATTTCCATAAATCTGCTGCACAAGTTCCAGTGGAATACTTGTTTGATCTCATTCCGGCCATCAAACCCAGAGCATTTTCCATCGCTTCCAGTTTCAAG ACCAACCCGAAACAATTACAAATCCTCGTGGCCATAGTCCAATACAAGACAAAGTTATCGGAACCTCGTCGAGGCCTTTGTTCCACGTGGCTGAGCCGACTAGACTCTGGAGTCCAAGTACCACTGTGGGTTCGTTCTGGGACATTGCGCTTTCCGACCGATCCC acaatTCCAGTGATAATGGTTGGCCCTGGGACGGGCTGTTCGCCTTTCCGTTCCTACATCAATGACCAAAGGTTGAGTTTGCATCCAGCTGATAATGAACGCGAACTGTACCTTTTCTTTGGCTGTCGGAATCGTAttcacgatttctttttctccgacGAATGGCTAGCGCTTGAAAAACAAGGACGACTACATCTTTCCTGCGCTTTCTCTCGCGATCAGCCAGACAAAGT ATACGTTCAGCACCGGATGGACGAGCAAAGGTTATTGCTGCGACGGCTGTTGATCGATAGTCAGGCTAGCGTTTTCGTGGCCGGAAACGCCAAGCAAATGCCTGATCAGGTGACGCAAGCGCTTCGGGCGGCCTTGATGAATGAGGATGGCGCCAGTGATGATGACTGCTGGACTATGGAGAAAGCAGAGAATTACGTTGCAGAAATGGTAAAACAATCACGCTTACAGCTAGAAACATGGTCGTAA